In one Candidatus Nitronereus thalassa genomic region, the following are encoded:
- a CDS encoding MarC family protein, which translates to MDLLNFSLLALGSLFVVVNPISGVSAFLAMTGRDIPEDKLRMAKVACMVAVGVLLGFALLGSTLFTLLGIMLPAFQLAGGLVLLLIALDMLRGQRSSVQESPEEAKEAIEKLDIAVTPLGIPLLAGPGAITTVMLLETQAQHWGARAVLCACIALVGLASYVIFSVAIKRASWFGPIAMKITIRLMGLVVAAIAVQFMFNAIQEAFGLHP; encoded by the coding sequence ATGGACCTTCTGAATTTTTCACTCCTCGCCCTTGGTTCCTTATTTGTAGTGGTAAATCCGATTTCCGGCGTGTCGGCGTTTTTGGCCATGACCGGTCGTGATATCCCAGAGGATAAACTCCGCATGGCCAAGGTGGCCTGTATGGTGGCGGTGGGCGTGCTTCTGGGATTTGCGCTGTTAGGCTCGACGCTCTTCACATTATTAGGCATTATGCTTCCGGCGTTTCAACTTGCCGGAGGATTAGTTCTCTTATTGATTGCACTGGATATGTTGCGTGGACAGCGATCTTCCGTTCAAGAATCTCCAGAAGAAGCGAAAGAGGCCATTGAAAAACTCGACATTGCGGTTACTCCGCTTGGCATACCATTGTTGGCGGGCCCTGGGGCGATTACCACGGTAATGCTCTTGGAGACTCAGGCTCAGCATTGGGGGGCTCGGGCGGTCTTGTGTGCTTGTATTGCCTTGGTGGGGTTGGCTAGTTATGTCATTTTTTCCGTGGCTATCAAACGCGCCTCCTGGTTCGGGCCCATCGCTATGAAGATTACGATTCGACTCATGGGGCTTGTCGTTGCCGCCATTGCCGTGCAATTCATGTTTAATGCCATCCAAGAGGCGTTTGGTCTTCATCCCTAG